The Eubacterium sp. MSJ-33 genomic sequence TACATTGAAATTAAAAGATATCCGCACGATTATTCAGACTAAAAAGAAATTGCCGCGCGAGACAAGTGATTCCATCTCTGACGCAGCCTTTCTGTTAATTAAAATTATGATCAAAACATTCTCCGCATCTTAGTATACTCTTCCAAGCCACTGTCAGCTTCTCCAGATTCCAGCTTGCATTTGCCGGACTGGTAGAAGGGAGACAAGTGGCATTTCTTTTTGTATGAGGATAAATATACCGCCTATATAGTTGTTCTGCTTTTTTCCCATTCACAAATATCTGTTCTATCTTTGTATCATCCAGAATTTTCTGAATTGGATTCGGAACCACATTGCGAATGGAACTATCAGAAGACCCTGCTATCTCACATTGTCCAATTACATCCCATACTGCAATTTTATGTTCCAATAAGAATGCTTTTTTCTCCTCAATCGTAACCGGCACATCTGTCTGAAATACTTGTGCAAGTACTTTCCAGAAACGATTCTGCGGATGTCCATAGAAGAAACCTGCTTCTCTTGATTTCACAGACGGAAAACTTCCTAATATTAAAATACGAGACTCTTCATTATATACCGGGGCAATTGTGTGTACCTGATGCTGCTGTTCCATGCTACTCCTTTGGGAACGCTTCTTTTGTCACAAAGAGTGTCCCTCTGTCACATAAAAATATAAAAAAAAGACCATATCGGTCTTTTCTTTTCTGTACCTTCAGAACTTCATACAAAGATCTTATATCTAGCCCTTAACAAATCATCTTTCCGTTCTCTAAACCTCTAAGGATAAGCCCTCGACCTATTAGTACTTGTCAGCTGAACGTGTTGCCACGATTACACTCCAAGCCTATCAACCTTGTAGTCTTCAAGGGGTCTTACTCTTAATGATGGGATATCTTATCTTGAGGGGGGCTTCACGCTTAGATGCCTTCAGCGTTTATCCCTGCCGGACTTGGCTACTCTGCCATGCTGTTGGTACAACAACAGATACACCAGCGGTCCGTCCATCCCGGTCCTCTCGTACTAAGGACAGCTCCTCTCAAATATCCTACGCCCACGCCGGATAGGGACCGAACTGTCTCACGACGTTCTGAACCCAGCTCGCGTACCGCTTTAATGGGCGAACAGCCCAACCCTTGGAACCTGCTACAGCTCCAGGATGCGATGAGCCGACATCGAGGTGCCAAACCACTCCGTCGATGTGAACTCTTGGGAGTGATAAGCCTGTTATCCCCAGGGTAGCTTTTATCCGTTGAGCGATGGCAATCCCACTTTATACCACCGGATCACTAAGTCCTACTTTCGTACCTGCTCCACCCGTCGGTGTCGCAGTCAAGCTCCCTTCTGCCTTTGCACTCTTCGAATGGTTTCCAACCATTCTGAGGGAACCTTTGAGCGCCTCCGATACCCTTTCGGAGGCGACCGCCCCAGTCAAACTCCCCGCCAGACATTGTCCCCCAGCCGGGTCACGGCTGCAGGTTAGGAATCCAGTACTACAAGGGTGGTATCCCAACAGCGGCTCACACGAAACTGGCGTCCCGTGATCGTAGCCTCCCACCTATCCTGTACAGGTAGTACCGAATCCCAGTATCAAGCTGGAGTAAAGCTCCATGGGGTCTTTCCGTCCTGGCGCAGGTAACCAGCATCTTCACTGGTATTTCAATTTCACCGGGTGTGTTGTTGAGACAGTGCCCAAATCATTACGCCTTTCGTGCGGGTCGGAACTTACCCGACAAGGAATTTCGCTACCTTAGGACCGTTATAGTTACGGCCGCCGTTTACTGGGGCTTAAATTCAAACCTTCGCTTGCGCTAAGCTCTCCTCTTAACCTTCCAGCACCGGGCAGGCGTCAGCCCATATACCTCACCTTTCGGTTTTGCATAGACCTATGTTTTTGCTAAACAGTTGCTTGGGCCATTTCTCTGCGGCCTCTTCCGAGGCACCCCTTCTCCCGAAGTTACGGGGTCATTTTGCCGAGTTCCTTAACAACACTTCTCCCGCCGGCCTTAGGATTCTCTCCTCATCCACCTGTGTCGGTTTACGGTACGGGCACATATATCACAATAGCGGCTTTTCTCGACAGCTGGCTCATACACTTCCCTACTCTAGTTCGGTACGCATCACGTCTTCAGATTGAATGGTGGATTTGCCTGCCATTCTCCTACCTCGCTTGCCCCGGTCTTTCCATTCCCGGGCTGTACTTTCCATCTGTGTCCCCACATTTCTGAATATATGCGGTACAGGAATTTCAACCTGTTATCCATCGACTACGACTTTCGTCCTCGCCTTAGGCCCCGACTTACCCAGGGAAGATCAGCTTTACCCTGGAAACCTTAGATATTCGGCCTTTAAGATTCTCACTTAAATCTCGCTACTCATTCCGGCATTCTCTCTTCAATACAGTCCACAGCTCCTTCCGGTACTGCTTCGTTCCGTATTCAATGCTCCTCTACCAATCTTTCGATTCCTAAGCTTCGGTGTCGTGTTTCAGCCCCGGACATTTTCGGCGCAGGACCTCTCGACTAGTGAGCTATTACGCACTCTTTGAATGTATGGCTGCTTCTGAGCCAACATCCTAGTTGTCTTCGAAATCCCACATCCTTTTCCACTTAACACGTACTTTGGGACCTTAGCTGTAGGTCTGGGCTCTTTCCCTTTTGACTACCCAACTTATCTCGTGCAGTCTGACTCCCATACATCATCTTTACGGCATTCGGAGTTTGATAATCTTCGGTAAGCTTTGACGCCCCCTAGGATATTCAGTGCTCTACCTCCGCAAGACTAATATGAGGCTAGCCCTAAAGCTATTTCGAGGAGAACCAGCTATCTCCGGGTTCGATTGGAATTTCTCCCCTACCCACACCTCATCGCCACCCTTTTCAACGGATGTGCGTTCGGTCCTCCATTGCCTTTTACGGCAACTTCAACCTGGACATGGGTAGATCACCCGGTTTCGGGTCTGCCCGGTCTGACTTTACGTGCTGTTAACACTCGCTTTCACTTCGGCTCCGTACCTTAAGTACTTAACCTTGCCAGACATGGCAACTCGCCGGACCGTTCTACAAAAAGTACGCGGTCGATCCTATAAAGATCTTCCACAGCTTGTAGACACAGGGTTTCAGGTTCTCTTTCACTCCCCTCCCGGGGTCCTTTTCACCTTTCCTTCACAGTACTATGCGCTATCGGTCACTGAGTAGTATTTAGCCTTAGGGAGTGGTCTCCCTGCCTTCCCACAAGGTTTCTCGTGTCTCGTGGTACTCTGGATCCTGCTAGCTGCAACTCGGATTTCACATACGGGACTTTCACCCTCTCTGGTCTGACTTCCCAGACTGTTCTGTTATCCTATTGCTCACATGTCGCAGTCCGAACCCCGGAACGCACGCGCTCCGGTTTAGGCTCTTCCGTTTTCGCTCGCCGCTACTCACAGAATCGATGTTTCTTTCTCTTCCTCCGCCTACTTAGATGTTTCAGTTCAGCGGGTTCCCTCCATATACCTATGGATTCAGTATATGGTGACTGAGGGTTGCTCAGCCGGGTTTCCCCATTCAGAAATCAGCGGGTCATCGGATATTTGCTCCTCACCGCTGCTTATCGCAGCTTATCACGTCTTTCTTCGGCTCTCAGTGCCAAGGCATCCACCCTGCGCCCTTTCTTGCTTAACCTTCCTCTATATCGTAGCGTCGTATAGAGTGGTTCTTTGAACGGGCCTGCATTAAATGCAGTTTGTTCTCTTCAAATCAAGTAACTTGATAATGAATTTTTTTGAATATTTGTTTTTATATTCGGATGTCTTGTTAATTATAAATGGCTATTTATAATTATCTCTCTGTATGAAGTTCTCAAGGTACAATTTACCAAAATCTGCGTTGCAGATTTTAGGTTAGCAAGCAGCTTGTTGCTTACTTGTTTTTCTTCCGATAAATTCTTTCGAATCTATCGAGTGGAGATGAGGGGATTCGAACCCCTGACCCCCTGCTTGCAAGGCAGGTGCTCTCCCAACTGAGCTACACCCCCGAAATCACCATTATCTTATTGGGTTACGATAACGGCTGGGTTTTATTTAATTACGGGTTATACCCAGTGGGCTTAAGTGGACTCGAACCACCGACCTCACGCTTATCAGGCGTGCGCTCTAACCAGCTGAGCTATAAGCCCTTTTATTGTCAAAATCCACTTGTGGATTTTAGACTAGTAAGCTTGCTTACATTTTTTATTAAGCCGGCAGCCACCTGCTCTCCCACACCGTCTCCAGTGCAGTACCATCGGCCGCTTAGGTCTTAACCATCGTGTTCGGGATGGGTACGGGTGTGTCCCCTAAGCGCATCACCACCGGCAATTTTTTACTTTGTCTTTTCTGACAAATTAACAACACGTTAACCCCTACTTTTCTTCCTTAGAAAGGAGGTGATCCAGCCGCACCTTCCGATACGGCTACCTTGTTACGACTTCACCCCAGTCATCGAACCTGCCTTCGGCAGCTCCCTCCTTGCGGTTGGGTCACTGACTTCGGGCATTTCCAACTCCCATGGTGTGACGGGCGGTGTGTACAAGACCCGGGAACGTATTCACCGCGACATTCTGATTCGCGATTACTAGCGATTCCAGCTTCATGTAGTCGAGTTGCAGACTACAATCCGAACTGAGACAGCCTTTCTGAGGTTTGCTCCCCCTCGCGGGATCGCTTCTCTTTGTAACTGCCATTGTAGCACGTGTGTAGCCCAGATCATAAGGGGCATGATGATTTGACGTCATCCCCACCTTCCTCCCGGTTATCCCGGGCAGTCTCTCCAGAGTGCCCATCCGAAATGCTGGCTACTGAAAATAGGGGTTGCGCTCGTTGCGGGACTTAACCCAACATCTCACGACACGAGCTGACGACAACCATGCACCACCTGTCTCCGATGTTCCGAAGAAAAATTCCGATTAAGGAACGGTCATCGGGATGTCAAGACCTGGTAAGGTTCTTCGCGTTGCTTCGAATTAAACCACATGCTCCACCGCTTGTGCGGGTCCCCGTCAATTCCTTTGAGTTTCATTCTTGCGAACGTACTCCCCAGGTGGAATACTTAATGCGTTTGCTGCGGCACCGAACAGCTATGCTGCCCGACACCTAGTATTCATCGTTTACGGCGTGGACTACCAGGGTATCTAATCCTGTTTGCTCCCCACGCTTTCGTGCCTCAGTGTCAGTTTCAGTCCAGAAAGCCGCCTTCGCCACTGGTGTTCCTCCTAATATCTACGCATTTCACCGCTACACTAGGAATTCCGCTTTCCTCTCCTGTACTCTAGTTTGACAGTTTCAAAAGCAGTCCCGGGGTTGAGCCCCAGCCTTTCACTTCTGACTTGCCATACCACCTACGCACCCTTTACACCCAGTAAATCCGGATAACGCTTGCACCATACGTATTACCGCGGCTGCTGGCACGTATTTAGCCGGTGCTTCTTAGTCAGGTACCGTCATTATCTTCCCTGCTGATAGAGTTTTACATACCGAAATACTTCCTCACTCACGCGGCGTCGCTGCATCAGGGTTTCCCCCATTGTGCAATATTCCCCACTGCTGCCTCCCGTAGGAGTTTGGGCCGTGTCTCAGTCCCAATGTGGCCGTTCACCCTCTCAGGCCGGCTACTGATCGTCGCCTTGGTGGGCCGTTACCTCACCAACTAGCTAATCAGACGCGGGTCCATCTTATACCACCGGAGTTTTTCACACTGTATCATGCGATACTGTGCGCTTATGCGGTATTAGCAGTCGTTTCCAACTGTTATCCCCCTGTATAAGGCAGGTTACCCACGCGTTACTCACCCGTCCGCCACTCAGTCCATCCAAGTGCAAGCACTCAGATGTCTTCGTTCGACTTGCATGTGTTAAGCACGCCGCCAGCGTTCATCCTGAGCCAGGATCAAACTCTCATAAAAAGTTTGTAATCCTTGAATCTCTTATATAAACGTTAGCTTATAATTACGATCCTAATTACTGTTCATTGTGTTTCCATTCTACTATGAATGAATAGGATTTGTATAAATCCTTGAAAATATCTTAAAGAAATTTTCAGGGTTAACATGTTATTAATTTGTCAAAGGTTCGTTGTTTTTGTCGTTCTTAGCGACAACTTCTATAGGATATCACTTTGTTTCGTCTTTGTCAAGAACTTTTTTTTAATTTCTTTTGACGTTTCGACTTCATCCTGTGATGTCATATAATGTTTTTCGCTGTCGTATCAGCGACAGCTTGCTTATAATATCACTCTGATTTTGGAAAGTCAACCCTATTTTTCATTTTTTTGTAATTTTTTAAATGAAGTATATTATAGGGAATATTTCCCAAAATTTTTAGAATATTTTCGCAATCATGCTGTTCACGACAGGCTGCAACAAATTGTGGGAATCGATATACGTTAAAAGCACATTATGTTGTATTTGTGAAATTAACATCCCTCCCATGGATGTTTCAGCTACATAGTGAATCACGATAAATATCAACCAAATATATAAAAGCATCTGCATACCACCAAAGGCCGCTCCGGCGACACGATTAAGTCCACCCATCGATGCCATCCGGAGTGCCAGAGACAACAACATATACAGAAGCATCAATATTATACTGATCAAAAGGAACACGCCAATATATACAATCATACGCACAATCATTTTTGCAAGGCAACCCGCAACATACTGATAGAATGTCCGCGCTGCATAATCAGCCATATTACTGGAAGCATTTTGAAGAATCGTATTTCTTGCATCTTCCGGCATGGCAATCTGACCAACCAATTGTGCCTGTTGTACATCACTTAACTGCGTGTCCATCGCCGCATTTATCATATCCTCCGTTACCGGTATACCATATGGCGCAAGAGATGCATCTAACTGATTTTTCACCTGCTGCCTTGCTGAACTTTCAATCTGTGTTGCGATTGATTTCTGAATATTATCATCCAGTGATGTATATGAAATTAACCAATTTGCAATCAACGGCGCTAAAATGTAAGACAATACAACAGAGAGGATTGTAATCAGCAATCTGAATACAGACCGCAGAAATCCTCTCCGAAACCCTATAAACATTCCCGTTAATATCGCAAGTACTACTATAAATGTCATTTTTCCTGACCTTATTTTCTCTTATTCTGCATCTCCCGGTGTTGCTGTCGTCGGAAGATTTTCTGTTACGGTCTCCGCCTGCGTACCGTTTGAAGTTGTCTGAGACTCTCCTGTCGGCAGTACATTTTTCAGTTTGATTACCTGTGTTTCGTTCTCGTATACAACTACATATTCCAGATGTTTTCCGCTTGGCACCACGCTTCGTATGCGATTTTTCAATTTTCCATCAAACCTCACAGATCCATTTTTACGAAAGATTGCACAATCATTTCCACCTGTCACAATAATCTCATCTTTACCGGCAAATATGTTGTCATAATCAAAAGAGATTGATTTGGAAAACATCTCATTTCCGCGCAGATTATAGGCCTGGATCGTATAGAGGTTATCCATATCTGCATTTGTGTTTTTCTGAATCACACCAATATAATCTTCTCCATAAAACACACTTCGGATTTCCTGCTCGAATGCAATACGCTTTTTGAGCATTGGTTTTTCTTTCATGGTGTAAATCTCAATCGTTTTTGTTCCAAATGCAACTACAGTATCATTATCAACAAACTGCACCTTTGAAAACACCTGATCTGAAAAATCATAGCTGCCAACCAGACGGTCCGCATTACTATTCTGCCCCACCTCTCCAAAATTATAGGCTGCCAGAGCATTCTCCATAACCATATTCCCAACTCTCATATAGCTTGTAAATAACTTTTCTCCATTGTCAGAGATAGAAATATCAAGCGGATATCCATTCTTATCGATACTTGTCTGAATCTCATATACAATCTCACCTTTACGTGTATAAAGATTCACATAGTTTGTTTTCTCACTTTCAAGCACGACCGCAAACACACCTTGATCGCCGACATCAACATCACAGATTGGATACTGCATCGTCTGACTGCTGACTTCTCCTTCTGTGTTGAATACACAGACGGTGTTACCATTCATGTCTGCAACAACTGCATAATCCCCACTTGCAACAGCAACCGGAACCTTCATATTGATTCCTGTCGTCCAGACCGTCTCACCTTTTGCATTGATATAGGAAACTCCATCCGTCGTATATTTAAGCAGGTTGTCGCTGAACCGGATATAGCTCGCTGTATTTGAGTAATCTGTCTGATTACTTTCTACGACCTTGTAACCTTTATACTCCCAGTGCGTACCTATCACATACACCACAGCTGCCGCCACCAGCAGAAACAAAATAATGATTCTTGTAATCCGTTGTTTTTTTCGCTTCTTATTTACATATTCTGCGTTGCGCTCGCCCGCAATCTGCGAACCACCCACATCAATTATCTTTTCGTCTGTATTTTCTTTTTTTCTCATATTGTTTCCTCATAGTCTATTCGGTTCAAAATACAACTACATAATTCAATAAAGTATATCACATTTACTCCATATTGGGTAGGAGTATTTTCTGCCCGACAAAGATGTTATCATCAATTCCAATATCGTTTGCCTCTGCAATTTTTGAAGCCAGATCTGCATCGCCATACCGTGTAAATGCAATCGAGCTTAAAGAATCTCCATCCTGAATAATATAATACTGTTCCTGATCTGCCGCTACCGGCAGCGCACTTTCCGTTGTCACAGTTTCCGTTATTCCGGTGTTTTCTGTTGCATCCGGCACCACTTGCTCTGTAGGAGCGGATAGGATTGCCTCCGTTGTCGCCTGACCATTTGCTGCATCCATTCCGGTTGCTGATGGAATCTCGGTTGTCGCCATCGCCTCCACATAGTCAGAATCCACAGCTGTATCTGCTGTGACTTCAAGGCGATTGATAGATACCTCCATCTTTTTCATCTTGTCGTAATTACTTACAATTGTGATTCCCATCGCCAGGAGCGCGAGTACGACAAAAGAACTTGCAATATACACAAATCCGACTCCTGTATCTTTGTTTTCCGGCAGATCCTTGTTTTTGCGGCGAAATTGACGCACGATTTCTTCATCTTTTCTCTGGATCTCGGTCTGTTCCAAGGGAACATCTCCCTTTTGCTTCATAATGTAGTTTTGCATTGCCTCGTTTTTCTCATAGTAAATATAGTACCCCTTCTGTTTCACAAGCTGTCCTTGTTCATACATATAAAATGCATCTTCTGATTCCAGCGAATCCGTAATAAACAGCACTTTATCTTTACCCGGGAAATTCTCTACATGCATTTTCTCGATTTTGTCGTTGACAGCAGTCGAAAATCCCATCCGGGACAAAAACCATCCCATCACCGACAACCCCGGGAAGAATTGTTTCACCTGGTCATAAATAGTTGTCCACGCTTCTTGCGTAAACTCGCTTTCATCCATATCAAATTCAATATTTTGCGCATCAACCGCACCACTGATAAATATGACATCCCCCATATCCGATTTCTTGCTTTCTCCAAGCAAGATTGCGCCACGCGCCTGTGTACTTCCCGGTCTGGCAATATAATTCAGATATGTAACCACATAATCTTCCATGTAGATCCGCTTATGTCCATCCGGATTTCCAATCTGACGTATGTTTTTCGGCAGGCGCAGGTTTACGCTTACCTCGTGTTCATTTTTTTCGCTTGTTCCCTGCTTTTCTTTGTCCTTGTCTTTATCATAGATAATCTCAATCATGCTATGCTACGCCTCCATAATTTGTTTTATAGAATATAGCATCAGATACAAATGATGTGTTTCGAAACCTGTCGCCTGTTTCCCGCTTTCCACCGCAACTTATTTCAACAACGTGTATTCTGCGACAGAAAAGGAAACAGATTGCAGCTTTGTTTATTTTTCTAACAACATGTTAATACTTTGTGCATAAAGTATAAAAGGAGCAAATGTGTCTGAGGTGTCTATGAAGGAAATAGCAGAACGAAAAACCGGGATTCAGTATTTTGATGTTACACAAGGGCATACCCATATTGAGCTCGGAAAATGTATTCTGGAATATCTGCAGGATGTAGAAATCGAACAATATACCCCTATCATTCTATGTATCGGAACCGACCGTGCCACAGGCGACTGTCTCGGTCCACTTGTCGGGGAACAGCTTTTAAATTATAGTGAAACCTTCCATGTTATGGGATGTCTGTCCGCCCCCGTCCATGCCTTGAATATCTGTGACGCCCTACATGATATCAAAAACAATTATGAAAATCCATTTGTAATTGCGGTAGATGCTTCGCTTGGAAGCAGTTCGCATGTCGGTCTGGTCACGGTCAATGATGGTCCGATTCTGCCCGGCAAAGGCGTAAAAAAGAAATTGCCGGCAATCGGAGACCTCTCCATTACCGGCATTGTTAACGTATCCGGCGGACATCCGGGACTCCTGCAGTCCACCCGTCTGTACACCGTTATGCAGCTCGCTGACTGCATTGCTCACGCACTCAAATATTCAATTCATCATCTGGATGCCTTCTGACTTTTGTAGACAGAGATTGCTTCCGAAACCGTATCTGCCTGCCCCTCCTGCATAATTGCAATCAGTTCCTCCAGTTTGTCCTGCCTGCACAGATCCTCGCCAAGAATGGCTGCATATTTATTCGCAATCAAAAGAGTCTGA encodes the following:
- a CDS encoding DUF5711 family protein: MRKKENTDEKIIDVGGSQIAGERNAEYVNKKRKKQRITRIIILFLLVAAAVVYVIGTHWEYKGYKVVESNQTDYSNTASYIRFSDNLLKYTTDGVSYINAKGETVWTTGINMKVPVAVASGDYAVVADMNGNTVCVFNTEGEVSSQTMQYPICDVDVGDQGVFAVVLESEKTNYVNLYTRKGEIVYEIQTSIDKNGYPLDISISDNGEKLFTSYMRVGNMVMENALAAYNFGEVGQNSNADRLVGSYDFSDQVFSKVQFVDNDTVVAFGTKTIEIYTMKEKPMLKKRIAFEQEIRSVFYGEDYIGVIQKNTNADMDNLYTIQAYNLRGNEMFSKSISFDYDNIFAGKDEIIVTGGNDCAIFRKNGSVRFDGKLKNRIRSVVPSGKHLEYVVVYENETQVIKLKNVLPTGESQTTSNGTQAETVTENLPTTATPGDAE
- the yyaC gene encoding spore protease YyaC; this encodes MKEIAERKTGIQYFDVTQGHTHIELGKCILEYLQDVEIEQYTPIILCIGTDRATGDCLGPLVGEQLLNYSETFHVMGCLSAPVHALNICDALHDIKNNYENPFVIAVDASLGSSSHVGLVTVNDGPILPGKGVKKKLPAIGDLSITGIVNVSGGHPGLLQSTRLYTVMQLADCIAHALKYSIHHLDAF
- a CDS encoding LysM peptidoglycan-binding domain-containing protein, coding for MIEIIYDKDKDKEKQGTSEKNEHEVSVNLRLPKNIRQIGNPDGHKRIYMEDYVVTYLNYIARPGSTQARGAILLGESKKSDMGDVIFISGAVDAQNIEFDMDESEFTQEAWTTIYDQVKQFFPGLSVMGWFLSRMGFSTAVNDKIEKMHVENFPGKDKVLFITDSLESEDAFYMYEQGQLVKQKGYYIYYEKNEAMQNYIMKQKGDVPLEQTEIQRKDEEIVRQFRRKNKDLPENKDTGVGFVYIASSFVVLALLAMGITIVSNYDKMKKMEVSINRLEVTADTAVDSDYVEAMATTEIPSATGMDAANGQATTEAILSAPTEQVVPDATENTGITETVTTESALPVAADQEQYYIIQDGDSLSSIAFTRYGDADLASKIAEANDIGIDDNIFVGQKILLPNME
- a CDS encoding DNA-deoxyinosine glycosylase, which gives rise to MEQQHQVHTIAPVYNEESRILILGSFPSVKSREAGFFYGHPQNRFWKVLAQVFQTDVPVTIEEKKAFLLEHKIAVWDVIGQCEIAGSSDSSIRNVVPNPIQKILDDTKIEQIFVNGKKAEQLYRRYIYPHTKRNATCLPSTSPANASWNLEKLTVAWKSILRCGECFDHNFN
- a CDS encoding CvpA family protein, which translates into the protein MTFIVVLAILTGMFIGFRRGFLRSVFRLLITILSVVLSYILAPLIANWLISYTSLDDNIQKSIATQIESSARQQVKNQLDASLAPYGIPVTEDMINAAMDTQLSDVQQAQLVGQIAMPEDARNTILQNASSNMADYAARTFYQYVAGCLAKMIVRMIVYIGVFLLISIILMLLYMLLSLALRMASMGGLNRVAGAAFGGMQMLLYIWLIFIVIHYVAETSMGGMLISQIQHNVLLTYIDSHNLLQPVVNSMIAKIF